In Festucalex cinctus isolate MCC-2025b chromosome 21, RoL_Fcin_1.0, whole genome shotgun sequence, one genomic interval encodes:
- the tcf21 gene encoding transcription factor 21, which translates to MSTGSLSDVDDELLDGILKLASAAESAEESSAPPPPPPPAKRRRTASRKAPSRKASSPSEDGGDGDRGGGAPREGKQVQRNAANARERARMRVLSKAFSRLKTSLPWVPADTKLSKLDTLRLASSYIAHLRQVLANDKYESGYVHPVNLTWPFMVAGKPENELKEMLSSTRLCGTTAS; encoded by the exons ATGTCCACGGGCTCCCTGAGCGACGTGGACGACGAGCTGCTGGACGGCATCCTCAAGTTGGCCTCGGCGGCGGAGAGCGCCGAGGAGAGCtccgcgccgccgccgccgccgccgcccgccaagCGCCGCAGGACGGCGTCGCGCAAGGCCCCGTCCCGCAAGGCCTCCTCCCCTTCGGAGGACGGCGGCGACGGCGACCGAGGCGGAGGAGCCCCGCGGGAGGGCAAACAGGTGCAGAGGAACGCGGCCAACGCGCGCGAAAGGGCGCGCATGCGCGTCCTGTCCAAGGCCTTCTCGCGCCTCAAGACGTCGCTGCCGTGGGTGCCGGCCGACACGAAGCTGTCCAAGCTGGACACGCTGCGCCTGGCGTCCAGCTACATCGCGCACCTGCGCCAGGTGCTGGCCAACGACAAGTACGAGAGCGGATACGTCCACCCGGTCAACCTG ACGTGGCCCTTCATGGTTGCCGGCAAGCCCGAGAACGAGCTGAAGGAAATGCTGAGCTCCACGCGCTTATGCGGCACCACCGCATCGTga